The following coding sequences lie in one Psychrobacter arenosus genomic window:
- the rlmB gene encoding 23S rRNA (guanosine(2251)-2'-O)-methyltransferase RlmB yields the protein MAKPTYFYGIHAIDALLNIRPLDGLSLFIQKGRETDESIQALIETAQANGISIQYAQKDNLTQLCGSPQHQGVVIHARPMSFADEGELDNFTAKDDCLLLVLDQITDPHNFGACLRTAVAMGVDAVICPKHHAASLTPTVAKVAVGAADMIPIISVTNLARTLGQLKQAGVFIFGTALDETARPIQQADLTGKVALVMGSEGEGMRRLTSEHCDELVFIPMPGNAQGQLQSLNVSVATGMALYEVVRQRQ from the coding sequence ATGGCTAAGCCTACCTATTTTTATGGCATTCATGCCATCGATGCGCTCCTCAATATTCGTCCTTTAGATGGGTTAAGTCTATTTATCCAAAAGGGTCGCGAGACGGATGAGAGCATTCAGGCATTGATTGAGACCGCGCAAGCTAATGGCATTAGCATTCAATATGCGCAAAAAGATAATCTGACCCAACTGTGTGGCAGCCCGCAACACCAAGGGGTGGTCATTCATGCGCGGCCCATGAGCTTTGCGGACGAAGGTGAGCTAGATAATTTTACGGCCAAGGATGATTGCTTATTGTTAGTGCTAGATCAAATCACTGATCCGCATAACTTTGGCGCTTGTCTGCGTACAGCAGTAGCAATGGGAGTGGATGCAGTCATTTGTCCCAAACACCATGCGGCCAGTCTTACGCCAACTGTCGCAAAAGTAGCCGTTGGGGCCGCAGACATGATTCCTATTATTAGCGTGACGAATTTGGCACGGACATTGGGTCAGCTTAAACAAGCCGGCGTGTTTATTTTTGGTACTGCTTTAGATGAGACGGCTCGCCCTATTCAGCAAGCAGATTTGACGGGTAAAGTCGCTTTGGTTATGGGCTCAGAAGGTGAAGGAATGCGCCGCTTAACTAGCGAGCACTGTGACGAGTTAGTGTTTATTCCTATGCCTGGTAATGCTCAGGGACAACTGCAAAGCCTAAATGTCAGCGTGGCCACAGGCATGGCACTGTATGAAGTGGTGCGTCAACGTCAATAA
- a CDS encoding prepilin peptidase, whose protein sequence is MLQLLQENFGLALLAFGILGLCVGSFLNVVIHRMPLMMMREWRRDCSQILSEQADISVELMTPVNQIVAKDTPLTLSLPRSRCPSCDHQIKWYENIPLISWLMLRGKCSSCQQAISSRYPFVEVVTALLSVLVIYKFGVSMQGLAALILVWTLVALTGIDFDTQFLPDRLTFPLAGLGLAVNAYGLFISPTAAIWGLLIGFFSLWIVVKIFYLITKKHGMGAGDFKLLAVLGAWLGPMMLPLIILLSSLLGSIIGLILMRKHGESKPFAFGPYIAIAGIIALLYGSEIMTWYLNMYG, encoded by the coding sequence ATGTTGCAGCTTTTACAAGAAAATTTTGGGTTGGCCTTATTGGCATTTGGCATCCTCGGCCTGTGTGTGGGCAGTTTCTTAAACGTGGTTATTCATCGCATGCCTCTAATGATGATGCGTGAATGGCGACGCGACTGTAGCCAGATATTGAGCGAACAGGCGGATATTTCGGTAGAACTGATGACGCCAGTCAATCAGATTGTCGCTAAAGATACGCCTTTGACCCTAAGCCTGCCGCGCTCACGCTGTCCAAGCTGTGATCATCAGATTAAATGGTATGAAAACATCCCACTAATCAGCTGGCTTATGCTCAGAGGCAAATGCTCAAGCTGCCAACAAGCGATTAGCTCTCGCTATCCTTTTGTAGAAGTCGTTACGGCGCTATTGTCCGTATTGGTTATCTATAAATTTGGCGTAAGTATGCAAGGCTTGGCCGCGCTAATACTGGTTTGGACCCTAGTGGCTTTAACCGGCATCGATTTTGATACTCAGTTTTTACCAGACCGTCTTACCTTTCCTTTAGCCGGTCTCGGGCTAGCCGTGAATGCTTATGGTTTATTCATCTCTCCTACTGCTGCGATTTGGGGCTTGTTGATTGGCTTTTTCTCGCTTTGGATTGTGGTCAAAATATTTTATTTAATCACTAAAAAACACGGCATGGGCGCTGGAGACTTTAAACTATTGGCGGTTCTGGGCGCTTGGCTTGGCCCTATGATGCTGCCCTTGATTATCTTATTGTCGTCTTTGTTAGGCTCTATCATCGGGCTGATTCTTATGCGCAAACATGGCGAGAGCAAGCCTTTTGCCTTTGGGCCCTATATTGCTATAGCCGGGATAATAGCTTTGCTATATGGCAGTGAAATTATGACCTGGTATTTAAATATGTATGGCTAA
- the ppnP gene encoding pyrimidine/purine nucleoside phosphorylase, translated as MSAEQFNNVTVDAKANISYDGRCSSHTVSFDDGSKKMLGVILPCDEEVMQYHFATHTSERIEIISGECEVKINGEGDFSYYRAGQSFMVAGESGFNLRTEQIVQYICHLEG; from the coding sequence ATGTCAGCGGAACAATTTAATAATGTGACTGTCGATGCCAAGGCAAATATTTCTTACGACGGGCGCTGTAGTAGCCATACCGTATCTTTTGATGATGGCAGTAAAAAAATGCTAGGGGTGATTTTGCCGTGTGATGAAGAGGTCATGCAATATCACTTTGCTACCCATACCTCTGAGCGTATTGAAATTATCAGTGGCGAATGTGAAGTCAAAATTAATGGGGAAGGTGACTTCAGTTATTACCGCGCTGGGCAGTCCTTTATGGTTGCTGGAGAAAGCGGTTTCAACCTACGCACTGAACAAATTGTCCAATATATCTGTCACTTAGAAGGCTAA
- a CDS encoding YqgE/AlgH family protein yields MPLDNLTHHFLIASPQMPDPRFAQALIYICRHDKHGALGLRVNQPVADTRVGKLLEDLDIEVSNTQVMDDLALEGGPMYPEVGFVLHTGQPIWASSFAISENVCITTSRDVLQRIAAGQGVGHYQLCLGHASWGRTQLEREIEGGDWLVCPADLSLLFEAPFAERWHLAASKIGVNLDFLSSDIGHA; encoded by the coding sequence ATGCCTTTAGATAATTTGACCCATCACTTTTTGATCGCGTCGCCGCAAATGCCGGATCCTCGATTTGCGCAGGCGCTGATTTATATTTGCCGACATGATAAGCACGGTGCTTTAGGCCTGCGTGTTAATCAGCCTGTAGCTGATACGCGAGTGGGCAAGTTATTAGAAGACCTCGATATAGAAGTGAGCAATACTCAAGTTATGGATGATTTGGCGCTAGAAGGGGGGCCGATGTATCCTGAGGTTGGCTTTGTCTTGCATACCGGTCAACCCATCTGGGCGTCCTCTTTTGCTATTTCAGAAAACGTCTGTATTACCACTAGCCGTGATGTGTTGCAGCGCATTGCTGCCGGTCAAGGTGTCGGCCACTATCAACTCTGTCTCGGTCATGCCAGCTGGGGCAGAACTCAGCTAGAGCGTGAGATTGAAGGTGGGGATTGGTTAGTGTGCCCAGCGGATCTTAGCTTGTTATTTGAGGCCCCTTTTGCAGAACGTTGGCATCTAGCCGCTAGTAAGATTGGCGTGAATTTAGACTTCCTAAGTAGTGATATCGGTCATGCTTGA
- a CDS encoding type II secretion system F family protein — protein sequence MAKATTDMLLDFVYDGTNRRGQQVKGETTSRSMELAKATLRKQGITVKTIKKKPKPLFTFKKKIKPIDIAIFSRQLATMLKAGVPLTQSFEIVADSLDNPSMKDLVLALKGEVESGTTFTTALRRHPRYFDELFCSLVESGEQSGALETMLERVATYKEKSELLKAKIKKAVKYPIAVIIVAFIVTVILLVKVVPVFADMFGSFGAELPAFTQMVVGMSEWMQKWWYIMLIAVGLAIYGFSEAKARSADFRDFLDRTTLRLPIFGNIAYQAVIARFSRTLSTTFAAGVPLIDALNSTAGATNNVVFYNATQQIKDDVSTGQQMNFAMRSTNLFPSMAIQMVAIGEEAGSLEEMLDKVAVYYENEVDNAVDGLTSLMEPMIMAVLGVLIGGLVIAMYLPIFQMGSVI from the coding sequence ATGGCTAAAGCCACTACTGATATGCTATTAGACTTCGTTTATGATGGTACCAATCGCCGTGGGCAGCAGGTTAAAGGCGAAACGACCAGCCGCAGTATGGAGCTGGCCAAAGCCACCCTACGCAAACAAGGCATTACGGTTAAAACTATTAAAAAGAAACCGAAGCCTTTATTTACGTTTAAGAAAAAAATTAAACCTATTGATATTGCTATCTTTTCACGCCAGTTGGCCACTATGCTAAAGGCAGGTGTACCCCTTACTCAGTCTTTCGAAATTGTAGCGGACTCTCTAGATAATCCCTCTATGAAAGACTTGGTTTTGGCTTTAAAAGGGGAAGTTGAATCAGGTACAACTTTCACGACCGCCTTACGCAGACATCCACGCTATTTTGATGAGCTATTTTGTTCACTGGTTGAATCTGGCGAACAGTCGGGTGCGTTAGAAACTATGCTAGAGCGGGTAGCGACCTATAAAGAAAAAAGCGAGCTGCTCAAAGCTAAAATTAAAAAAGCAGTAAAGTATCCCATAGCGGTTATTATCGTGGCTTTTATCGTCACTGTGATTCTATTGGTCAAAGTGGTACCGGTATTTGCTGATATGTTTGGCTCGTTTGGCGCTGAACTGCCCGCCTTTACGCAGATGGTTGTAGGCATGTCTGAATGGATGCAGAAATGGTGGTACATTATGCTAATAGCAGTTGGGTTAGCTATCTATGGCTTTAGTGAAGCCAAAGCCCGCAGTGCTGATTTCCGAGATTTTTTGGACCGTACGACTTTACGTCTACCTATCTTTGGTAATATTGCTTATCAAGCCGTTATCGCGCGTTTTTCGCGGACGCTATCAACCACTTTTGCTGCAGGCGTGCCCTTGATTGATGCTTTAAATTCTACAGCCGGCGCTACGAATAACGTGGTGTTCTATAACGCGACTCAACAAATTAAAGATGACGTCTCTACCGGTCAGCAGATGAACTTTGCTATGCGTTCGACCAATCTGTTTCCTAGTATGGCGATTCAGATGGTTGCAATTGGTGAAGAGGCCGGTAGCTTAGAAGAGATGTTGGATAAAGTCGCAGTTTACTACGAAAACGAAGTTGATAATGCGGTTGATGGTTTGACCAGCTTAATGGAGCCGATGATTATGGCGGTGTTAGGGGTCTTAATCGGTGGCCTAGTTATCGCTATGTATTTGCCAATCTTCCAAATGGGCTCAGTAATTTAG
- the lptG gene encoding LPS export ABC transporter permease LptG, which yields MPILSRYVKKNALLAIIAAILGLWGLQLLFSYLSELESLSDTYTMGEALKYIFYRSPYFLEQFIPTGALLGAVVGLGLLANNSELVVMRAAGVSILRIVGWVLQPALVFVIIALAINQFVLPVSNQLAREISDDDQKTSLVTAVRGYWSVQPRYIPDPSSTAAEPVLAIDGKDVLYIDYADTNGNLGEVKRWHLDNNGNLESAIRANSGVYAPKADEDSRDPEQVYQYEWTLRDMTELTINKGRDTSQASKPSDTLRLPFAPKSVYLLTRTADDLSLTQLYEHRQFMRTQGSRSLDHELAFWQKLLSPFSILSLVVVACSFVFGSLRTHSLGLRIVVALLFGLLFSYVQDLVGFVSLATGVSPLLMVLLPIIGSAALGFYLIKRQM from the coding sequence ATGCCAATATTATCTCGCTATGTGAAAAAGAATGCGCTATTGGCTATTATTGCCGCCATTCTAGGGTTATGGGGGCTACAGCTCTTATTCTCCTATTTATCAGAGCTAGAGTCTTTATCCGATACTTATACGATGGGCGAGGCGCTTAAATATATTTTTTACCGTTCGCCTTACTTTTTAGAGCAATTTATCCCAACGGGGGCTTTGTTGGGGGCGGTAGTAGGGTTAGGGTTACTCGCTAATAACAGCGAATTGGTAGTGATGCGGGCAGCGGGTGTCAGTATCCTACGCATTGTAGGCTGGGTGCTACAACCCGCCCTAGTGTTTGTCATTATAGCGTTGGCTATCAATCAGTTTGTCTTGCCGGTGAGCAATCAACTGGCTCGCGAGATTAGCGATGACGACCAAAAAACCAGTTTAGTCACAGCAGTAAGGGGTTATTGGAGCGTGCAGCCCCGTTATATCCCTGACCCAAGCAGTACGGCAGCTGAGCCCGTATTGGCGATCGATGGTAAAGATGTGCTTTATATTGATTACGCGGATACCAATGGCAATCTTGGTGAGGTTAAGCGCTGGCATCTGGATAATAACGGCAATCTTGAGTCAGCCATTCGCGCCAATAGTGGTGTTTATGCCCCTAAGGCTGATGAAGACAGTCGTGATCCGGAGCAGGTCTATCAATATGAGTGGACGCTGCGCGATATGACGGAGCTCACCATTAATAAGGGCCGTGATACCAGTCAAGCTAGCAAGCCGTCAGATACTCTACGGCTACCATTTGCGCCAAAATCTGTCTATTTATTGACGCGTACTGCCGATGATTTATCGTTAACTCAACTGTATGAGCACCGGCAGTTTATGCGCACCCAAGGCAGTCGCTCCTTGGATCACGAGTTGGCTTTTTGGCAAAAGCTGTTGTCACCGTTTTCGATCCTATCGCTTGTGGTAGTCGCTTGCTCCTTCGTCTTTGGCTCGCTACGTACCCACAGTTTGGGTCTGCGTATCGTGGTTGCTTTACTCTTTGGGCTGCTATTTAGCTATGTGCAGGACTTGGTAGGTTTTGTTTCTTTAGCGACCGGTGTCTCACCTTTATTAATGGTGCTGCTGCCTATTATTGGTAGCGCGGCGCTTGGCTTTTATTTGATTAAACGGCAGATGTAG
- a CDS encoding type II toxin-antitoxin system VapC family toxin has protein sequence MVYLLDTHALLWFLKDDKQLSQNALNVIETNNIKVSIATLWEIAIKTSLGKLILPAPFEVIFPQQLYINDIAIIQTSIEHLSQLNQLEFHHRDPFDRLLIAQAMVESITLISRDKAFKDYDVKVIW, from the coding sequence GTGGTATATTTGCTCGATACTCACGCTCTGCTATGGTTTTTAAAGGATGATAAACAACTTAGTCAAAACGCATTAAATGTTATTGAAACCAATAATATTAAGGTAAGCATAGCTACTTTGTGGGAGATTGCGATAAAGACAAGTCTAGGAAAACTGATCTTACCTGCACCTTTTGAAGTTATATTTCCTCAGCAGCTATATATCAATGATATTGCAATCATACAAACTTCTATCGAGCATCTATCTCAACTCAACCAATTAGAGTTTCATCACCGTGACCCCTTTGACCGCTTATTGATTGCTCAAGCAATGGTCGAAAGTATTACTTTGATTAGTCGAGATAAGGCTTTTAAAGATTACGATGTTAAAGTGATATGGTAA
- the ruvX gene encoding Holliday junction resolvase RuvX, giving the protein MLEPNNLPEINGDDVSSPATDAKLVLALDYGVKKMGMALGNTLTKNARAFDILAMDNGQPDWDNLLGIIDKWKINQVVVGLPLNMDGSGSMLSKRAHKFARRLAHRMGEERMTVEVIMVDERLTSIEARQMAWEQGWIAHERDPIDDIAACILLDSYLSAL; this is encoded by the coding sequence ATGCTTGAGCCTAATAATTTACCAGAAATAAACGGCGACGACGTTAGCTCGCCTGCAACAGACGCTAAGTTGGTGCTAGCCCTCGATTATGGCGTGAAGAAAATGGGCATGGCGCTTGGCAATACCTTAACTAAAAATGCCCGTGCCTTTGATATCTTAGCGATGGACAATGGCCAACCGGATTGGGATAATTTATTAGGCATCATCGATAAATGGAAAATCAACCAAGTCGTGGTAGGCTTGCCGTTGAATATGGACGGTAGCGGCTCGATGCTGTCTAAGCGCGCGCATAAGTTTGCCCGCCGTTTGGCGCATCGGATGGGTGAGGAGCGCATGACAGTAGAAGTTATCATGGTGGACGAACGTTTAACCTCGATAGAAGCTCGGCAAATGGCTTGGGAGCAAGGTTGGATAGCTCATGAGCGTGACCCTATTGATGATATTGCTGCCTGTATCCTGTTGGATTCTTACTTATCCGCGCTGTAA
- the vapB gene encoding type II toxin-antitoxin system VapB family antitoxin: MSLNKTQDLDDVVKHIQTLSPDLKQEVFDFIDFLRMYRMPDAANSDSKELSEKIPKKRRQAGSLKGEIIFADDFDEPLEDFKDYI; the protein is encoded by the coding sequence ATGAGTCTTAACAAAACCCAAGATTTAGATGACGTTGTTAAGCACATACAAACTTTATCTCCTGATTTAAAACAAGAGGTCTTTGACTTTATAGACTTTTTGCGGATGTATCGCATGCCTGATGCCGCTAATAGCGATTCAAAAGAGTTATCTGAGAAGATACCAAAGAAAAGGCGGCAAGCAGGGTCATTAAAAGGTGAGATTATCTTTGCAGATGATTTTGATGAACCGTTGGAAGATTTTAAGGACTATATATAG
- the tusA gene encoding sulfurtransferase TusA — protein MTSTNTALDNAAAASDIQHHLDTKGLICPEPVMMLHKVIRKAEGGDVIEIFATDPASSRDIPNFCRHLGHELLLSETVDKELAVEFLESTESLAEDDEAASYDVVYRYLVRKKLA, from the coding sequence ATGACCTCTACCAATACTGCCTTAGACAACGCCGCTGCTGCTAGCGACATCCAGCATCATCTAGACACTAAAGGTCTTATTTGCCCTGAGCCGGTCATGATGCTGCATAAAGTTATCCGTAAAGCAGAGGGTGGCGATGTCATCGAAATCTTCGCCACCGACCCGGCTAGCAGCCGTGATATTCCTAATTTCTGCCGTCATTTGGGGCATGAGTTATTATTGAGTGAGACGGTGGATAAAGAGCTGGCAGTAGAGTTTTTAGAAAGTACTGAGTCGCTAGCAGAGGATGATGAGGCTGCTAGTTATGATGTGGTTTATCGTTATTTGGTTAGGAAGAAGTTAGCTTAG
- the xerD gene encoding site-specific tyrosine recombinase XerD codes for MSRDRAVQPRQPKALAVDDEPVYLTEFRQAMLARGLSTRTRNAYVRDLRHCETTNTLALTQWDDSDVMQCLAKLSRDGKTPRTIARMLSSLRQFYLWMVGNELREDNPCERIKTPKIGRALPKDLSEADVDNLLAAPDTSTAIGLRDKAMLEVLYACGLRVSELMNLSLEQVNLNAGWLQITGKGNKTRLVPLGEYANEALADYLTHARGELIAHLKSGNCQAVFLTTQGGYMTRQNFWYMIKKYAKIAGIDKDLSPHTLRHAFATHLLNHGADLRSVQLLLGHSDLSTTQIYTHVATARLQQLHSAHHPRG; via the coding sequence ATGAGCCGTGACCGCGCTGTTCAGCCCCGTCAGCCCAAAGCCTTAGCCGTCGACGACGAACCCGTCTATTTGACTGAGTTTCGTCAGGCGATGTTGGCGCGTGGATTATCAACACGCACGCGCAATGCCTATGTACGCGATTTGCGCCATTGTGAGACGACGAATACGCTAGCCTTAACCCAGTGGGATGATAGCGATGTGATGCAGTGCTTAGCCAAACTGAGCCGCGATGGCAAGACGCCACGAACGATAGCGCGAATGCTCTCAAGCCTACGTCAGTTCTATTTGTGGATGGTGGGCAATGAGCTGCGTGAGGATAATCCTTGCGAGCGCATCAAAACCCCGAAAATTGGTCGTGCCCTGCCGAAAGACTTGTCCGAAGCCGACGTTGATAATTTGCTGGCTGCTCCTGATACCAGTACGGCAATCGGTCTTAGAGATAAGGCAATGTTAGAAGTGCTCTATGCCTGCGGGCTGCGGGTCAGCGAGTTGATGAACTTGTCGCTAGAGCAGGTCAACTTAAATGCCGGTTGGTTACAGATTACGGGTAAAGGCAATAAGACCCGCTTGGTACCGCTGGGCGAATATGCCAATGAAGCATTGGCAGATTATCTAACGCATGCCCGCGGCGAACTCATTGCCCATTTAAAATCGGGCAACTGCCAAGCGGTGTTTCTTACCACTCAAGGCGGCTATATGACCCGGCAGAACTTTTGGTACATGATTAAAAAGTACGCCAAGATTGCCGGCATTGACAAGGATTTATCACCGCATACCTTGCGCCATGCCTTTGCCACGCATTTGCTCAATCATGGGGCGGACTTACGTAGCGTTCAGCTGCTACTTGGTCATAGCGACCTGTCCACCACGCAAATTTATACGCATGTGGCGACGGCTAGATTGCAGCAGCTTCATTCTGCTCATCATCCTCGTGGTTGA
- the coaE gene encoding dephospho-CoA kinase (Dephospho-CoA kinase (CoaE) performs the final step in coenzyme A biosynthesis.), protein MPFIVGLTGGIGSGKSAASDWFAAQGIEIIDADVIAHQIVAKGQPALEQIKEKFGDWVLTAEGEMDRAAMRAHVFAHPNALIDLEDITHPAVREHAKQALQTATSPYVILSAPLLLESAEAGLAKLCQRVLVIDVNEDLQLARAGARDQQSHDKIKAIMANQLSRHDRVAQADDVIINEADLDALYAKLQPLHEQYLQLASTYR, encoded by the coding sequence CTGCCCTTTATTGTGGGGTTAACGGGTGGGATTGGCAGTGGTAAATCCGCTGCGAGCGATTGGTTCGCGGCGCAAGGTATTGAGATTATTGATGCCGATGTCATCGCTCATCAAATCGTAGCCAAAGGCCAACCGGCCTTAGAGCAAATTAAAGAAAAGTTTGGCGACTGGGTATTGACCGCAGAGGGTGAGATGGACCGCGCTGCTATGCGCGCGCATGTGTTTGCCCATCCTAATGCGTTGATTGACTTGGAAGATATTACCCATCCGGCAGTACGTGAGCATGCCAAACAAGCCTTACAAACGGCTACCTCACCTTATGTCATTTTATCCGCGCCTTTACTGCTAGAATCTGCAGAAGCCGGGCTCGCCAAACTGTGTCAACGGGTCTTAGTGATAGATGTCAATGAGGATTTACAGCTAGCGCGAGCAGGCGCAAGAGACCAACAAAGCCATGATAAAATTAAAGCGATTATGGCCAATCAACTTTCACGTCATGACCGTGTGGCTCAGGCGGATGATGTGATTATCAATGAAGCAGACTTAGACGCGCTATATGCTAAATTACAGCCGCTCCATGAGCAGTATTTGCAACTGGCGAGCACTTATCGCTAA
- a CDS encoding class I SAM-dependent methyltransferase, with amino-acid sequence MIHTPSADLLAKAERWREDIAFRQDVLGKPFDFTTTWGIFSPQQLDDGSLMLLDYVDFQTNDDSIDLGCGYGVLGMTAARECPEGMHTLIDKDFMAVEYAKRNCEANNLRNVDVHLSNGFNHVDPAKDFSLVMSNLPAKVGKEQHYLYLLDAYERMRPGARFYVVTINGLRQFMKRAFTEVFGNSDKVKQGKTYTITLAVKE; translated from the coding sequence ATGATTCATACTCCCTCTGCTGACCTGCTCGCCAAAGCTGAACGTTGGCGTGAAGATATTGCCTTCCGCCAAGACGTGTTGGGCAAACCGTTTGATTTTACGACCACGTGGGGCATCTTTTCGCCGCAGCAACTCGATGATGGCAGCTTGATGCTGCTTGATTATGTGGATTTTCAGACAAATGATGATTCGATAGATTTGGGTTGTGGCTATGGCGTACTGGGTATGACCGCGGCTCGCGAATGCCCTGAAGGCATGCATACGCTAATTGATAAAGACTTTATGGCGGTAGAATACGCTAAGCGCAATTGCGAGGCGAATAACCTGCGCAATGTTGATGTACACTTATCAAATGGCTTTAACCACGTTGATCCGGCGAAAGATTTTAGCCTAGTAATGTCAAACCTGCCCGCCAAAGTGGGCAAAGAGCAGCATTATTTGTATTTGCTCGATGCTTATGAGCGCATGCGTCCGGGCGCCCGTTTTTATGTGGTAACGATTAATGGCCTACGTCAATTTATGAAGCGGGCGTTTACCGAAGTATTTGGCAACTCGGACAAAGTTAAACAGGGTAAGACTTATACGATTACCCTTGCTGTTAAAGAATAA
- the recN gene encoding DNA repair protein RecN: MLTSLTLNQFALIAHNELSFAEGFNVITGETGAGKSLLLDALSLCVGERADTSMVRHGADHADIYAQFDVLDNQAVQQWFNTHERELEEELLIRRQLSSNGRSKAWLNGTPVSLNELKSLGSLLVNIHSQHAQQALLKPQFVIDWLDDMAGLTQLAQQTSDAYSTYQKLTRRAEDIANQESQRQDRIQLLQSQLADVAPLLAVNYAQIEAEHEELSNIEALMQEASQALALLDNDGDEPDVMAMLGRAIKLCDHQASVSQTFAQASEQLYIAQEQISEAVSSLSAYAEQQLPDPERLIELDTLISLGHRLSRKHGLPISDLIAESAEWQQQLEALQNEPSSEVIAEQVAAAWQAYLLVAQDLSEGRRKAAPAIASELVNQLQPLALPNARCEFVFTSKAAERSYNSNGIDDIELLFSANVGMPMQPLYKIASGGELSRMALVMQVLHATRQDHELAKPMLVFDEVDVGISGATAQVVGELLRTLGQSQQLLAITHQAQVAAQSHQHILVQKHHEEQTQSELQIISGDAQIDELARMSGGVIITEITRDHARSLVAAVK; the protein is encoded by the coding sequence ATGCTCACATCCTTAACGTTAAACCAATTTGCTTTAATCGCCCATAATGAGCTTAGCTTTGCTGAAGGTTTCAATGTCATTACTGGCGAAACTGGTGCCGGCAAATCTTTGTTATTAGACGCATTGTCCTTGTGTGTGGGTGAGCGTGCGGATACCAGTATGGTGCGCCACGGTGCTGACCATGCCGATATCTATGCCCAGTTTGATGTGCTCGATAATCAGGCTGTGCAGCAATGGTTTAACACCCATGAGCGCGAGCTAGAAGAAGAGCTGCTCATCCGCCGTCAGCTGAGCAGCAATGGTCGCTCCAAGGCCTGGCTAAATGGGACGCCAGTGAGCCTTAATGAGCTTAAATCTTTGGGCTCGCTACTGGTCAATATTCATAGCCAACACGCCCAACAAGCGCTCCTGAAACCACAATTTGTCATTGACTGGCTTGATGATATGGCCGGGTTAACTCAGCTCGCTCAGCAAACCTCTGACGCCTATTCCACGTACCAAAAGCTTACCCGCCGCGCCGAAGATATCGCCAATCAAGAGTCGCAGCGCCAGGACCGGATTCAGTTACTGCAAAGCCAACTGGCCGATGTTGCGCCTTTATTGGCGGTGAACTATGCACAGATTGAAGCCGAGCATGAAGAATTGTCTAATATCGAAGCCTTGATGCAAGAGGCCAGTCAAGCATTAGCGCTATTGGATAACGATGGGGATGAGCCAGACGTCATGGCGATGTTGGGTCGGGCTATTAAGCTATGCGACCATCAAGCTAGCGTTAGCCAAACCTTTGCGCAAGCGTCAGAGCAGTTGTATATTGCTCAAGAGCAAATTAGCGAGGCGGTCAGCTCTTTATCCGCTTATGCAGAACAGCAATTGCCCGATCCAGAACGTCTTATCGAATTGGACACCCTGATTAGTTTAGGCCATAGGCTGTCACGTAAGCATGGCTTACCCATCAGTGATCTAATCGCTGAATCTGCAGAGTGGCAACAGCAGCTAGAAGCCCTACAAAATGAGCCTTCTAGCGAGGTCATTGCTGAACAAGTAGCCGCCGCTTGGCAAGCGTACTTATTAGTAGCCCAAGACCTGAGCGAGGGACGTCGTAAAGCTGCCCCTGCTATCGCTAGTGAATTGGTCAATCAATTGCAGCCTTTAGCGCTACCCAATGCCCGTTGTGAGTTTGTCTTTACATCCAAAGCTGCCGAGCGCAGCTATAATAGTAATGGCATCGATGATATCGAGCTGTTATTTAGCGCCAACGTGGGTATGCCCATGCAGCCGCTGTATAAGATTGCTTCAGGGGGTGAGTTATCGCGTATGGCTTTGGTGATGCAAGTTCTGCATGCTACCCGCCAAGACCATGAATTAGCTAAACCGATGCTAGTTTTTGATGAAGTAGATGTCGGGATTAGTGGCGCTACCGCCCAAGTCGTGGGCGAATTGCTGCGTACTTTAGGTCAAAGCCAGCAGCTATTGGCCATCACGCACCAAGCGCAGGTAGCGGCGCAATCGCATCAGCATATTCTAGTCCAGAAACATCATGAGGAGCAGACCCAGAGTGAGTTACAGATTATCTCTGGCGATGCGCAAATCGATGAGCTAGCGCGTATGTCAGGAGGCGTAATTATTACCGAGATTACCCGTGACCATGCGCGTAGCTTAGTGGCAGCAGTTAAATAA